In one window of Caballeronia sp. TF1N1 DNA:
- the gstA gene encoding glutathione transferase GstA — MKLYFAPNACSLSPHIVLRELGLPFELVRVNNKTKQTSEGRNFLEVNPKAYVAALMLDNGEVLTEGPAILQYLADLKPEAKLAPALGTWERVRLQEMLNFVTSEIHAGCSLLFSSDMPEDVKDIIKAKFYKRLDNLDVTLSRKDYLLGDFGVADAYLYTILSWLPHFSIDIERWKSLARFVDRIGARPAVKAALAAEEASPVV; from the coding sequence ATGAAGCTCTATTTCGCTCCCAATGCCTGCTCCCTCTCGCCTCACATCGTCCTGCGTGAACTAGGCCTGCCATTTGAATTGGTTCGAGTGAACAACAAGACCAAGCAGACCTCCGAAGGCCGCAACTTTCTCGAAGTCAATCCAAAAGCCTACGTCGCGGCGCTCATGCTCGACAACGGCGAGGTGCTAACCGAAGGCCCCGCGATTCTCCAGTATCTGGCCGACTTGAAACCGGAAGCGAAACTCGCACCGGCGCTTGGCACCTGGGAACGCGTGCGGCTTCAAGAGATGCTTAACTTCGTCACCTCGGAAATCCACGCGGGTTGCAGCTTGCTGTTCAGCAGCGATATGCCCGAGGACGTCAAGGACATCATCAAAGCGAAGTTCTACAAGCGCCTGGATAACCTCGACGTCACGCTCTCGCGCAAGGACTATCTTCTCGGCGACTTCGGTGTGGCGGACGCCTACCTTTACACGATACTGTCGTGGCTGCCGCACTTCTCAATAGACATCGAGCGCTGGAAGTCGCTCGCACGCTTTGTGGACCGGATCGGCGCACGCCCTGCGGTGAAGGCCGCGCTTGCCGCTGAAGAGGCGTCGCCCGTCGTATGA
- a CDS encoding 4-oxalocrotonate tautomerase produces the protein MPTFNIQLFEGRTAEEKRKFVEAITRTTCETLGCEPGSVDIILTDVKRENWATAGKLWSEQ, from the coding sequence ATGCCGACATTCAACATTCAACTGTTCGAAGGCCGCACGGCGGAAGAGAAGCGCAAGTTCGTCGAGGCGATCACGCGTACGACTTGCGAGACGCTCGGCTGCGAGCCGGGCTCCGTGGATATCATTCTGACGGATGTGAAGCGCGAGAACTGGGCGACGGCGGGGAAGCTCTGGTCGGAGCAGTAG
- a CDS encoding class II aldolase/adducin family protein encodes MSFTHTPERRIAESGPRSAAEAATRADLAAAYRLVTLNGWDDVVYTHISASVPGEPGRFLINPFGLSFDEVTASNLVKIDIDGNVIGASAHPVNATGFALHGAVHAARADAVCVMHLHVREAIAVSAQPHGLLPGSQHAMRFHGHLAYHDYEGLAFSPAEGERLVASLGAHRAMLLRNHGPLTLGRTIAEAYVLMDMLVKACDIQLRALAGVGKMIVPNPDVVARTAAQLHDDDAIEGALEWPALLRKLERIDPSYRE; translated from the coding sequence ATGTCGTTCACCCACACGCCTGAGCGCCGCATCGCGGAAAGCGGACCGCGTTCGGCGGCCGAAGCGGCGACGCGCGCCGATCTGGCGGCGGCGTATCGGCTCGTTACGCTCAACGGCTGGGACGATGTCGTCTATACGCACATCTCGGCAAGCGTTCCCGGCGAGCCCGGCCGCTTTCTGATCAACCCGTTCGGGCTTTCCTTTGACGAAGTCACGGCGTCGAATCTCGTCAAGATCGATATCGATGGCAACGTGATCGGCGCGAGCGCGCATCCCGTGAACGCGACCGGCTTCGCGCTGCATGGCGCGGTGCACGCCGCCCGTGCCGATGCCGTTTGCGTGATGCATCTTCACGTGCGCGAAGCGATCGCCGTGTCCGCGCAACCGCACGGTTTGCTGCCCGGCTCGCAACATGCCATGCGCTTTCACGGGCACCTGGCGTACCACGATTACGAAGGCCTCGCGTTTTCGCCGGCGGAAGGCGAGCGGCTGGTTGCGAGTCTCGGCGCGCATCGCGCCATGCTCTTGCGCAATCACGGGCCGCTTACGCTTGGGCGCACCATCGCCGAGGCTTACGTGCTGATGGATATGCTCGTGAAGGCGTGCGATATTCAGCTACGCGCGCTGGCGGGCGTGGGCAAGATGATCGTGCCGAATCCGGATGTCGTCGCGCGCACGGCCGCACAATTGCACGATGACGATGCGATCGAAGGCGCGCTCGAATGGCCTGCGCTGCTGCGCAAGCTCGAGCGCATCGACCCGTCGTATCGGGAATGA
- a CDS encoding urea transporter, producing the protein MSAAIQTNASFGDQITSFARSTGQIVLQRNAATGVCIFVALLCANPRLACGLLIGALTGNVITVITQDADSPAMRDDLYGFNGALAALAAFTFIGDASQAAAVAIVAAMVATLIAPTLAGKLMRFGLPIFSSPAIIVTWCWLPFLAGRGDTGAIPPVATGFVSMLQAAFAGLAPIVFATGALAGALIAIGLFAAGPSRAAWALAGSGLGAFLHALGGASDAVALSGACGFNAALAALAAAPLGGRYALLAIVASVLFERVIDCLGVAALTAPFVLASWTVLCMARRLEAHTDKSHRMQAAPALVDKGDSHVVHPHA; encoded by the coding sequence ATGTCCGCCGCCATCCAAACCAACGCCAGTTTCGGCGATCAAATCACGAGCTTTGCCCGCAGCACCGGGCAGATCGTCCTGCAGCGCAATGCCGCGACGGGCGTCTGCATCTTCGTCGCGCTGCTGTGCGCGAATCCCCGGCTCGCGTGCGGTCTGCTTATCGGCGCGTTGACGGGCAACGTCATTACCGTCATCACGCAAGACGCGGATTCACCCGCCATGCGCGACGATCTCTACGGTTTCAACGGCGCATTGGCCGCGCTCGCGGCGTTCACGTTTATCGGCGATGCATCGCAGGCGGCGGCTGTGGCCATTGTCGCGGCGATGGTCGCGACGCTCATCGCCCCCACGCTCGCCGGCAAACTCATGCGCTTTGGCTTGCCGATCTTCTCCAGCCCGGCGATCATCGTGACCTGGTGCTGGCTGCCGTTTCTGGCCGGGCGCGGCGATACGGGCGCGATTCCGCCCGTCGCGACGGGCTTCGTTTCCATGCTGCAGGCGGCTTTCGCGGGCCTCGCGCCGATTGTCTTCGCGACCGGCGCGCTGGCCGGTGCGCTCATCGCAATCGGGCTGTTTGCCGCCGGGCCGTCGCGTGCGGCGTGGGCGCTCGCGGGCAGCGGACTCGGCGCGTTTCTGCACGCACTCGGCGGCGCAAGCGATGCCGTCGCGCTCTCCGGTGCATGCGGTTTCAATGCGGCGCTCGCGGCGCTGGCCGCCGCGCCGCTCGGCGGCCGCTATGCGCTACTGGCGATCGTCGCATCGGTGTTGTTCGAGCGCGTGATCGATTGCCTGGGCGTCGCCGCGTTGACCGCGCCTTTCGTGCTGGCGTCGTGGACGGTGCTTTGCATGGCGCGCCGTCTCGAGGCGCATACGGACAAGTCGCATCGCATGCAGGCAGCGCCCGCTCTCGTCGATAAAGGAGACTCACATGTCGTTCACCCACACGCCTGA
- a CDS encoding iron-containing alcohol dehydrogenase: MSLINYITQIQFDFGALRLLAGECERFGIKRPLIVTDAGIRAAGLLDKVVDALGAKTPAPVFDATPPNPNEAAVRAAVAMYRENDCDGVIAAGGGSSIDLAKGVAVCATHEGPLQSFAVIEGGLARITAATAPVIAIPTTAGTGSEVGRGAILILDDGRKVGVISPYVVPKVAICDPELTLGLPPLMTAATGMDAVAHCLETFMAPVFNAPADGIALDGLWRAWRHIERATRNPADRVARWNMMSASMQGALAFQKGLGCVHSLSHSLGGINPKLHHGTLNAIFLPAVIAFNSSAPTMQEEGKLSRIAQAMGLASGDEVGEAIRAMTATLGLPRGLSDLGVTRELFPRIIAGALKDHSHKTNPREASTEDYTAILEASL, encoded by the coding sequence ATGTCCCTCATCAACTACATCACGCAGATTCAGTTCGACTTCGGCGCGTTGCGCCTGCTTGCGGGAGAGTGCGAACGCTTCGGCATCAAACGCCCGCTGATCGTGACCGATGCAGGCATTCGCGCAGCCGGTCTGCTCGATAAAGTCGTCGATGCGCTGGGCGCGAAAACGCCCGCGCCGGTGTTCGACGCGACGCCGCCGAATCCGAACGAAGCGGCCGTGCGCGCGGCGGTGGCGATGTATCGCGAGAACGACTGCGACGGCGTGATCGCGGCAGGCGGCGGTTCGTCCATCGATCTGGCGAAGGGCGTGGCCGTCTGCGCAACCCACGAAGGTCCGCTGCAAAGTTTCGCGGTGATCGAAGGCGGCCTTGCGCGCATCACGGCGGCGACCGCGCCGGTCATCGCCATTCCGACGACGGCGGGCACCGGCAGCGAAGTGGGTCGCGGCGCGATCCTGATTCTCGACGATGGCCGCAAGGTCGGCGTGATCTCGCCTTATGTCGTGCCGAAGGTCGCCATCTGCGACCCCGAGCTCACGCTCGGCCTGCCGCCGCTGATGACCGCCGCCACCGGCATGGACGCCGTGGCGCACTGTCTCGAAACCTTCATGGCGCCGGTGTTCAACGCACCCGCCGACGGTATCGCGCTCGACGGCTTGTGGCGCGCGTGGCGGCATATCGAACGCGCGACGCGCAATCCCGCCGACCGCGTGGCGCGCTGGAACATGATGAGCGCGTCGATGCAGGGCGCGCTTGCGTTCCAGAAGGGTCTCGGCTGTGTGCACAGCCTGTCGCACTCGCTCGGCGGCATCAACCCGAAGCTGCATCACGGCACGCTAAACGCCATTTTCTTGCCGGCGGTCATCGCGTTCAACAGCAGCGCGCCGACCATGCAGGAAGAGGGCAAGCTTTCGCGCATCGCGCAGGCAATGGGCCTCGCATCCGGCGATGAAGTCGGCGAGGCCATCCGCGCGATGACCGCGACGCTCGGACTGCCGCGCGGTTTGTCCGATCTCGGCGTGACGCGCGAATTGTTCCCGCGCATCATCGCGGGCGCGCTGAAGGACCACAGTCATAAGACGAATCCGCGCGAGGCATCGACGGAAGACTACACGGCGATTCTCGAGGCATCCCTGTAA
- a CDS encoding LysR family transcriptional regulator: protein MTPSIDSIISRLHVKQLRLLIALEERGSLLGAARQLALTQPGASKALHEIETTFGAPLFVRTNRGLEPNAIGHCVIRYARLIHTDLAHLREEIVGIMRGYGGRVAVGVIMGAVPLVTDAITEVATRQPEMSVEIVEDTSATLLSLIDAGRLDLAVCRTSVSQTPYLYDSAIVQDETLAVIANTEHPLAKRKRVALKDLAKHRWVVYRANMPMRLLLEREFHDAGLRFPAHLLETTSAFATLSLLQKNPSLVALVSVDVARFCTAHGIVCTLPLALSSRSEPYELVTRRDAPLSPGVRLLMQAIEEAGRA, encoded by the coding sequence ATGACGCCCAGCATCGACTCGATCATCTCCCGCCTGCATGTCAAACAGTTGCGGCTTCTCATCGCGCTCGAAGAACGCGGCTCGCTGCTCGGCGCGGCAAGGCAACTCGCGCTCACGCAACCGGGCGCGAGCAAGGCGCTCCATGAAATCGAAACCACCTTCGGCGCGCCGCTATTCGTCCGGACCAATCGCGGGCTCGAACCCAACGCGATCGGCCATTGCGTGATCCGCTATGCGCGGCTCATTCATACGGACCTGGCGCATTTGCGTGAAGAGATCGTTGGCATCATGCGTGGTTACGGCGGGCGCGTGGCGGTCGGCGTCATCATGGGCGCGGTGCCGCTCGTGACCGATGCGATCACCGAAGTCGCCACGCGTCAGCCGGAGATGTCGGTGGAAATCGTGGAAGATACGAGCGCGACGTTGCTGAGTCTGATCGATGCCGGCCGGCTCGATCTCGCCGTGTGCCGCACGAGCGTGAGTCAGACGCCGTATCTCTACGACAGCGCGATCGTGCAGGACGAGACGCTCGCGGTCATCGCCAATACGGAGCATCCCTTGGCGAAGAGAAAGCGCGTGGCCTTGAAGGATCTGGCGAAGCACCGGTGGGTCGTGTATCGCGCGAACATGCCCATGCGCCTCTTGCTCGAACGCGAGTTTCACGATGCAGGCCTGCGTTTTCCCGCGCATCTGCTCGAAACCACATCTGCGTTCGCGACGCTTTCTCTGCTACAGAAAAACCCGTCGCTAGTGGCGCTGGTGTCCGTGGATGTCGCGCGCTTTTGCACGGCGCATGGCATCGTCTGCACCTTGCCGCTTGCATTGTCGTCGCGTAGCGAGCCTTACGAACTGGTCACGCGGCGCGACGCGCCTCTGTCTCCCGGCGTGCGTCTTTTGATGCAGGCGATCGAAGAAGCCGGCCGCGCGTGA